A single genomic interval of Nonomuraea rubra harbors:
- a CDS encoding ester cyclase → MLELWNGEFELAYELVTSDFTGHWPGMTVSGPDGLVEALRQGHAPFDDVKVTLDVGPIVDGDLVSARWTFAGAYRGGLPGATAAEGTRIAFSGHDILRARDGRFAEYWVISDAQTFTRQLGIG, encoded by the coding sequence TTGCTCGAGCTCTGGAACGGTGAGTTCGAGCTGGCGTACGAGCTCGTCACCTCCGACTTCACCGGCCACTGGCCGGGCATGACGGTGTCGGGCCCCGACGGTCTGGTCGAGGCGCTGCGGCAGGGGCACGCGCCGTTCGACGACGTCAAGGTCACGCTGGACGTGGGGCCGATCGTGGACGGGGATCTGGTGTCGGCCAGGTGGACGTTCGCGGGCGCGTACCGGGGCGGGCTGCCCGGCGCGACGGCGGCGGAGGGCACCAGGATCGCGTTCAGCGGGCACGACATCCTGCGGGCCAGGGACGGGCGGTTCGCCGAGTACTGGGTGATCTCGGACGCGCAGACGTTCACTCGCCAGCTCGGTATAGGGTGA
- a CDS encoding amidohydrolase — protein sequence MNLAITSGYVVPVDGDPIDGGTVLIQNGKIAAVGLDVAVPDGTPVVDAAGAWVLPGFVEAHGHLGVHEEAEGWAGQDTNEMTDPNGARLRALDAINPADLAFGDALAGGVTTAVIKPGSANPIGGQTVALKCWGRSVDEMLLKEPVSVKSALGENPKRVYGDQKKLPATRQGVAAVIRDAFMRAQDYRARRAAAEQEGKPFDRDGTLEILARVLDGELPWCQHTHRADDIATALRLADEFGYRLVINHGTEGHLLADTLAERNVPVIIGPLLGSRSKVELRQRSLRNPGILDRAGVEVAITTDHPVVPIHFLVHSATFAVREGLDPAAALRAITVNPARIMGLDDRVGALRPGLDGDVVIWSGDPLDVMSRALKVFINGREVYAYTDGEPVVADPYYRDSSNR from the coding sequence ATGAATCTTGCTATTACCAGCGGATATGTTGTGCCCGTCGACGGCGACCCCATCGACGGCGGAACCGTGCTCATCCAGAACGGGAAGATCGCCGCGGTCGGCCTGGACGTGGCCGTGCCGGACGGCACCCCGGTCGTGGACGCCGCCGGCGCCTGGGTGCTGCCCGGCTTCGTGGAGGCCCACGGCCATCTCGGCGTGCACGAGGAGGCCGAGGGCTGGGCCGGTCAGGACACCAACGAGATGACCGACCCCAACGGCGCCCGGCTGCGCGCGCTCGACGCCATCAACCCGGCCGACCTGGCCTTCGGCGACGCGCTGGCCGGCGGGGTCACCACCGCGGTGATCAAGCCGGGCTCGGCCAACCCGATCGGCGGCCAGACCGTGGCGCTCAAGTGCTGGGGCAGGTCGGTGGACGAGATGCTGCTCAAGGAGCCGGTGAGCGTCAAGAGCGCGCTCGGTGAGAACCCCAAGAGGGTGTACGGCGACCAGAAGAAGCTGCCCGCCACCAGGCAGGGCGTGGCCGCGGTGATCCGTGACGCGTTCATGAGGGCGCAGGACTACCGGGCCAGGAGGGCCGCCGCCGAGCAGGAGGGCAAGCCGTTCGACCGCGACGGCACGCTGGAGATCCTGGCCCGCGTGCTGGACGGCGAGCTGCCCTGGTGCCAGCACACCCACCGGGCCGACGACATCGCCACCGCGCTGCGGCTGGCCGACGAGTTCGGCTACCGCCTGGTGATCAACCACGGCACCGAGGGGCACCTGCTGGCCGACACGCTGGCCGAGCGGAACGTGCCGGTCATCATCGGCCCGCTGCTCGGCAGCCGGTCGAAGGTCGAGCTGCGGCAGCGCTCGCTGCGCAACCCCGGCATCCTCGACCGGGCGGGCGTCGAGGTGGCGATCACCACCGACCACCCCGTGGTGCCCATCCACTTCCTGGTGCACTCGGCCACGTTCGCGGTCAGGGAGGGGCTCGACCCGGCGGCGGCGCTGCGCGCGATCACCGTCAACCCCGCCCGGATCATGGGCCTGGACGACCGGGTGGGTGCGCTGCGGCCCGGGCTCGACGGTGACGTGGTCATCTGGTCCGGTGACCCGCTGGACGTCATGAGCCGGGCGCTGAAGGTGTTCATCAACGGCCGGGAGGTGTACGCGTACACCGATGGTGAGCCCGTGGTGGCGGATCCCTACTACCGCGATTCAAGCAACCGTTAA
- a CDS encoding PrsW family intramembrane metalloprotease translates to MTAPPLAQRPSKALLIGLVVSGVLALAVLAIMLFSGGPVGFGLSALLAVAPLPVLLAAVLSLDRLEPEPKLHLAFAFAWGAGVAIVAGIALTLVGQEFFVRAGYTSTAVENIGAVVLAPIVEEALKGSALLLLLRRRAEIDGLTDGIVYASMAGLGFAAVENVGYYLLAFGEDGAGAAVQLFVLRGLIDPLGHPIYTSMIGLGVAYALTRRNPARYAAIPFGYVGAVFLHGLWNGAATTGSLEWVGVAYLVIMAALVLLIVVTVVERRHLIARMAFYLPAYGQTGLVSDADVRMLTTLSARKAARKWARGAGLGQAMSDYQQAATELTMLHLRAERQGVEPRRFAMERDALLGAMARARRW, encoded by the coding sequence ATGACTGCTCCCCCGCTCGCCCAGCGCCCCAGCAAGGCCCTGCTGATCGGCCTGGTCGTCTCCGGAGTCCTCGCGCTGGCCGTGCTGGCCATCATGCTGTTCTCCGGCGGGCCCGTCGGGTTCGGCCTGTCGGCGCTGCTGGCCGTGGCGCCCCTGCCGGTGCTGCTCGCGGCCGTGCTCTCGCTCGACAGGCTCGAACCCGAGCCGAAGCTGCACCTCGCCTTCGCCTTCGCCTGGGGCGCGGGGGTGGCCATCGTGGCGGGCATCGCGCTGACGCTGGTCGGCCAGGAGTTCTTCGTCAGGGCGGGCTACACCTCCACCGCCGTGGAGAACATCGGCGCCGTCGTGCTCGCCCCGATCGTGGAGGAGGCGCTCAAGGGCTCGGCCCTGTTGCTGCTCCTGCGCCGGCGGGCCGAGATCGACGGGCTGACCGACGGCATCGTGTACGCCTCCATGGCCGGCCTCGGATTCGCCGCCGTGGAGAACGTCGGCTACTACCTGCTGGCGTTCGGCGAGGACGGCGCGGGGGCGGCCGTCCAGCTCTTCGTGCTGCGCGGGCTGATCGACCCGCTCGGCCATCCCATCTACACCTCCATGATCGGCCTCGGCGTCGCGTACGCGCTGACCCGCCGCAACCCCGCCAGGTACGCCGCGATCCCGTTCGGCTACGTGGGCGCGGTCTTCCTGCACGGCCTCTGGAACGGCGCGGCCACCACCGGCTCGCTCGAGTGGGTGGGCGTGGCCTACCTGGTCATCATGGCGGCCCTGGTGCTGCTCATCGTCGTGACGGTCGTCGAGCGCCGGCACCTCATCGCCAGGATGGCCTTCTACCTGCCCGCGTACGGCCAGACGGGGCTGGTCAGCGACGCCGACGTACGGATGCTCACCACGCTGTCCGCGCGCAAGGCGGCCCGCAAGTGGGCCAGGGGAGCGGGGCTCGGCCAGGCCATGAGCGATTACCAGCAGGCGGCCACCGAGCTGACCATGCTGCACCTGCGGGCCGAACGGCAGGGCGTGGAGCCGCGCAGGTTCGCCATGGAACGCGACGCCCTCCTCGGCGCGATGGCCCGCGCCCGCCGCTGGTAG
- a CDS encoding MFS transporter — protein sequence MSSITEPTVRPWTLAVASSVPLLVLTNFTLPMATLPQTAASLGAGPTGPVWILGSIALGLASLLLVAGGLADDHGRRRVLVAGTSVMGAAEVVAALSANVPVFVLARLVQGGAGAAMLAASLGIVGHTYPTGARRVRATARYGAMIGLGTAVGPLLSGVLATVASWRSAYWVMAAGALVLAAASARTLEESRSAVPRRFDVPGVVLLSLGVAALVAGVTEGRAGWTRPVVLVAFVLAVVLVGAFVAVERRRAEPLLDLELFRRPVFLVATGGAVVVGAAVVGLLSYLPTVLQTVHGLTPLDTALLFCVWSGLSVVASLMGGLVPLRAAGRLALGLGLSAAGFTGLLGVGFSLSLPLVVGGLAVSGIGSGLINSSITHLAIESVPAHRVSMGSGANNTARYIGSSLGAAGVAAVVGGLGPGQGAVVAVAGCVVLTGVTALAALLVRA from the coding sequence ATGAGTTCAATCACTGAACCGACTGTGCGCCCGTGGACGCTCGCCGTGGCCTCGTCGGTGCCGCTGCTCGTGCTGACCAACTTCACGCTGCCGATGGCGACGCTGCCGCAGACCGCCGCGTCGCTGGGAGCGGGGCCGACGGGGCCGGTGTGGATCCTGGGCTCGATCGCGCTCGGGCTGGCCTCCCTGTTGCTGGTGGCCGGCGGGCTGGCCGACGACCACGGGCGCAGGCGGGTGCTCGTGGCGGGGACCTCCGTGATGGGCGCCGCCGAGGTCGTGGCCGCGCTCAGCGCGAACGTGCCGGTGTTCGTGCTGGCCAGGCTGGTGCAGGGCGGGGCGGGGGCGGCCATGCTGGCCGCGAGCCTGGGCATCGTGGGGCACACCTACCCGACTGGCGCGCGGCGGGTGCGGGCGACCGCGCGGTACGGGGCCATGATCGGGCTGGGCACGGCCGTGGGGCCGCTGCTGTCCGGGGTCCTGGCCACGGTGGCGAGCTGGCGGTCGGCGTACTGGGTGATGGCGGCCGGCGCGCTGGTGCTGGCGGCCGCGTCGGCGCGGACCCTGGAGGAGTCTCGCTCGGCGGTGCCGCGCAGGTTCGACGTGCCCGGGGTGGTGCTGCTCAGCCTGGGCGTGGCGGCGCTGGTCGCCGGGGTGACCGAGGGGCGGGCCGGGTGGACGCGGCCGGTCGTGCTCGTGGCGTTCGTGCTGGCCGTGGTGCTGGTGGGGGCGTTCGTGGCGGTCGAGCGGCGGCGGGCCGAGCCGCTGCTGGACCTGGAGTTGTTCCGGCGGCCGGTGTTCCTGGTGGCGACCGGCGGGGCGGTGGTCGTGGGGGCGGCGGTGGTCGGGCTGCTCAGCTACCTGCCGACCGTGCTGCAGACGGTCCACGGGCTGACGCCGCTCGACACGGCGCTGCTGTTCTGCGTGTGGTCCGGGCTGTCGGTCGTGGCCTCGCTGATGGGCGGGCTCGTGCCGCTGCGGGCCGCCGGGCGGCTGGCCCTCGGGCTCGGGCTGAGCGCGGCCGGGTTCACCGGGCTGCTGGGGGTGGGCTTCTCGCTCTCGCTGCCGCTGGTCGTCGGCGGGCTGGCGGTGAGCGGGATCGGATCCGGGCTGATCAACTCCTCGATCACGCACCTGGCGATCGAGAGCGTGCCCGCGCATCGGGTGAGCATGGGCTCCGGGGCGAACAACACCGCCAGGTACATCGGGTCGTCGCTGGGGGCCGCCGGGGTCGCGGCGGTCGTCGGGGGCCTCGGGCCCGGGCAGGGGGCCGTGGTCGCGGTGGCCGGGTGCGTGGTGCTGACGGGCGTCACGGCGCTCGCCGCGCTGCTCGTCCGGGCTTGA
- a CDS encoding winged helix-turn-helix transcriptional regulator, with protein sequence MALGKNYEGQRCALASALEVIGERWTLLIVRDAMYGVRRFGDFQAHLDIPKAVLSQRLAALVEAGVLERRRYQETPPRDEYVLTPVGHELWLPVLALAQWGERNLATRGPLRVFHHVICGGRLEPTSYCPTCGGTVKLEDVEMRPGPGLAADTRKDQVSLALRTPHRMLDPIP encoded by the coding sequence ATGGCACTCGGCAAGAACTACGAAGGTCAGCGCTGCGCGCTGGCCAGCGCCCTGGAGGTGATCGGCGAGCGCTGGACGCTGCTCATCGTCCGCGACGCCATGTACGGCGTGCGCCGCTTCGGCGACTTCCAGGCCCACCTCGACATCCCGAAGGCGGTGCTGTCGCAGCGGCTGGCCGCACTCGTCGAGGCCGGCGTGCTCGAACGCCGCCGCTACCAGGAGACGCCACCCCGAGACGAGTACGTCCTGACCCCCGTCGGCCACGAGCTCTGGCTGCCCGTGCTGGCGCTGGCCCAGTGGGGCGAGCGGAACCTCGCCACGCGGGGCCCCCTCCGCGTGTTCCACCACGTGATCTGCGGGGGCCGGCTGGAGCCCACGTCGTACTGCCCGACCTGCGGCGGCACCGTCAAGCTGGAGGACGTCGAGATGCGGCCCGGCCCCGGCCTGGCCGCCGACACGCGCAAGGATCAGGTCAGTCTCGCCCTTCGGACGCCACACCGGATGCTCGACCCGATTCCCTGA
- a CDS encoding pyridoxamine 5'-phosphate oxidase family protein, translating into MSWAEIGSEAELRELLGEVMPRAATKERQRLHERDREWLAASPFCLIATSDEAGNCDVSPKGDPAGFVHVIDDTTIAIPDRPGNRRADGFLNILKNPHVGLIFMIPRRNETLRINGRARLVREAPFFDELIVKGHRPHLALVVEIEQIFFHCAKAFLRSALWKPDSWAPDTLPSHARLVKEVQPVEESLEQLESYYGESYAKRLYG; encoded by the coding sequence ATGAGCTGGGCCGAGATCGGGTCGGAGGCCGAGCTGCGCGAGCTGCTCGGCGAGGTCATGCCGAGGGCCGCGACCAAGGAACGGCAGCGCCTGCACGAGCGCGACCGCGAGTGGCTGGCGGCCTCGCCGTTCTGCCTCATCGCCACCTCGGACGAGGCGGGCAACTGCGACGTCTCGCCCAAGGGTGACCCGGCCGGTTTCGTGCACGTCATCGACGACACCACGATCGCGATCCCGGACCGCCCGGGAAACCGCAGGGCGGACGGATTTCTCAACATCCTGAAAAATCCGCACGTGGGGTTGATCTTCATGATTCCCCGCAGGAACGAGACCCTGCGCATCAACGGCCGGGCCCGGCTCGTCCGCGAGGCCCCGTTCTTCGACGAGCTGATCGTGAAGGGCCACCGCCCGCACCTCGCGCTCGTGGTCGAGATCGAGCAGATCTTCTTCCACTGCGCCAAGGCGTTCCTGCGCTCGGCCCTGTGGAAGCCCGACTCCTGGGCCCCCGACACGCTGCCGTCGCACGCCAGGCTGGTCAAGGAGGTGCAGCCGGTCGAGGAGAGCCTCGAACAGCTGGAGAGCTACTACGGCGAGAGCTACGCCAAGCGCCTGTACGGCTGA
- a CDS encoding carboxymuconolactone decarboxylase family protein codes for MTQRINVAQHVPELYHHFLAVEKLLHDSELPTTTIELVKLRASQINGCGYCVDMHSRDMKKAGESDERLWSVVTWREATVFTPAERAALALTEEATRLPDREAVPDEVWRQAAEHYSDKQLALLIAAIAMINAWNRIGVTARLTPGH; via the coding sequence ATGACCCAGCGGATCAATGTCGCCCAGCATGTCCCCGAGCTCTACCACCACTTCCTGGCGGTCGAGAAGCTGCTGCACGACAGCGAGCTGCCGACCACCACGATCGAGCTGGTCAAGCTGCGTGCCAGCCAGATCAACGGCTGCGGCTACTGCGTGGACATGCACAGCCGTGACATGAAGAAGGCCGGTGAGAGCGACGAGCGGCTGTGGTCGGTGGTGACGTGGCGTGAGGCCACGGTGTTCACCCCGGCGGAGCGGGCCGCGCTGGCGCTGACGGAGGAGGCGACCAGGCTGCCCGACCGGGAGGCCGTGCCGGACGAGGTGTGGCGGCAGGCCGCCGAGCACTACAGCGACAAGCAGCTCGCGCTGCTCATCGCGGCCATCGCGATGATCAACGCCTGGAACCGGATCGGCGTCACCGCGCGCCTGACCCCCGGCCACTGA
- a CDS encoding MFS transporter, with amino-acid sequence MPLIAICAAWAVFWGSWSALLPAIKLELGLTAGDLGLALSAVPVGALPAMTLAGRLARGRERGALAATMILFALAVAAIGLAQDAWQLALALLLVGATSGALDIALNLATGRAERETGRRLFQPVHAAFPVAVIAAAPLTGLARSYGLGVATVLLIIAVIVAATSLTLLALPLGRGLPEPGRGDGRRLWGAAVVLGVLAACVLIIENSVEQWSVLLLEEHRGATPLVASAAPAVYMAALTAGRLVAQALPRTPLNVLFLVAGAGGGAGIALAGLGGGALVSLAGFGLTGLALGPVVPALLSRAAADDPSGTMVWGVSTISYTGFVVSPLLVAGLSGWLGLPAALAALGLLGLPLVARAAFERARA; translated from the coding sequence ATGCCGTTGATCGCGATCTGCGCGGCGTGGGCCGTGTTCTGGGGGTCGTGGTCGGCCCTGCTGCCCGCCATCAAGCTGGAGCTCGGCCTCACGGCCGGCGACCTCGGCCTGGCGCTCAGTGCCGTACCGGTGGGCGCCCTGCCGGCGATGACGCTGGCCGGACGGCTTGCCAGGGGACGCGAACGCGGCGCGCTGGCGGCGACCATGATCCTGTTCGCGCTCGCCGTGGCCGCCATCGGGCTGGCCCAGGACGCCTGGCAGCTCGCGCTGGCCCTGCTGCTCGTCGGCGCCACCAGCGGCGCCCTCGACATCGCGCTGAACCTGGCCACGGGACGTGCCGAGCGTGAGACCGGCCGCCGCCTCTTCCAGCCGGTGCACGCCGCCTTCCCGGTGGCGGTCATCGCCGCGGCCCCGCTCACCGGCCTGGCCCGCTCGTACGGGCTCGGCGTCGCCACCGTGCTCCTGATCATCGCCGTGATCGTGGCCGCCACCTCGCTCACCCTCCTGGCCCTGCCCCTGGGGCGCGGGCTGCCGGAGCCGGGCAGGGGCGACGGGCGGCGGTTGTGGGGCGCGGCGGTCGTCCTGGGGGTGCTGGCCGCCTGCGTCCTGATCATCGAGAACTCGGTGGAGCAGTGGTCGGTCCTGCTGCTGGAGGAGCACCGGGGAGCGACGCCGCTGGTCGCCAGCGCCGCGCCCGCGGTCTACATGGCGGCGCTGACGGCCGGGCGGCTGGTCGCCCAGGCGCTGCCCAGGACGCCGCTGAACGTGTTGTTCCTGGTGGCGGGCGCGGGCGGCGGCGCCGGGATCGCGCTGGCCGGGCTCGGCGGGGGAGCGCTGGTCTCGCTGGCCGGGTTCGGGCTCACCGGGCTGGCGCTCGGGCCGGTGGTGCCCGCCCTGCTCAGCCGGGCCGCGGCCGACGACCCCAGCGGGACGATGGTGTGGGGGGTGTCCACGATCTCGTACACGGGGTTCGTGGTGAGCCCGCTGCTGGTGGCGGGGCTGAGCGGGTGGCTCGGGCTGCCCGCCGCCCTGGCCGCGCTGGGCCTGCTGGGCCTGCCCCTCGTCGCCCGGGCCGCGTTCGAGCGTGCACGAGCCTGA